Genomic DNA from Excalfactoria chinensis isolate bCotChi1 chromosome 11, bCotChi1.hap2, whole genome shotgun sequence:
GGAGAGCTAGAAATGCAGAGTGTTTTAGTTGAAAGGAATGTTCTTCTAGCTAGGGGAGATCTTAATAATTTTACCACCATGTCTTGAAATGATTCCAGTTTCAATTCTGAACACTGAGTATACCTCAGCTTTAGTGATGGGATAATAGAAGAAAGCAGGTCCCAAAGCTAGGCTGTGCTATGCAGGTAGCTAGTGGAAGTGAATGAACTCTGACTGTGTACCACTAATAGGATACTCTTTGTAGAGATGCAGAGGTGGTGTTGGTCATTTTCCTCAAGAATGATTTTGGCCAGCTGAGGCAGTCTGTGTCCACTGATGCTGCAGCCTAGTGTTACTCTTGTTTATgcaatttctctttctcataatcccttgttttgttttacagtcaCTGGCTGCAGGTGAGGATTCAGAATGGGAGACAAGCCTATCTGGGAGCAGATTGGGTCCAGCTTCGTACAACATTACTACCAGCTTTTTGATGCAGACAGGACTCAGTTAGGAGCAATATATGTAAGTATCTAATAAAGATACCCTGTCCCATCACATCCCCAGAATTCCTTATTTCGATGTGTGGGAATGCTTAGGGTGGGATAGTGGGTTTTATCCTGACTTGGAATATCAGTCAGTGCAACTGCACCTGCTGAACTTGCAGTTTTTACCTCCAGAAGATGCAGAGTGCTCTGTGTGATTACTGGTGGTGAGGAATGCTGCTGGGTGGCTGAGCTGTTCCAGCAAGGCACTCAAGTCTGACAAGTCTTCCAGCAGCATGTCCTGTTTTTCTGACCCTTGCTGGATGAGTCATATGAAGATTCACCAAGTTTTGGAGGATTTACGTTGTAAGAACACCATCTGATGCCCCACCTTACACCTCAGCAGTCTCTACCAACACTGATAGCATTTGCTCTTTGGATTCTTACATGTTTGCAAGCTGTTGCCTTGTTTTGACAAAGGAACTGTGAACAGAGAGCCTATAAAGCAGGGACAACCAAGTAGCCAATGTTTAATCACAGCTCTAAATATGAAAGTACTTAGCAGTTCCTGTCATGCCATTACTAAAATACTTCAGATCCTCAGAAGACTGGTAATAAGTACAGACTAATTAATTCTGGAAACGTGGCCATCCATACAATGaacttgtgctttttttctgcccttAGGGCATTTTTACCTTTCATCAGCATTCAGTGGAGGTACCTATGCAGAAGCAGACTGTGTTATGCAGCTCATCGATGTAGTGTTTGGTGGAGTTCCATGAATATGAGGCTTTTGACATGTTGCTGTTGCACCTGATGTTGTGTGCTCTGCGCACTTTCTCTCGTACGTGGGAAGAGCTTTTAGGCTGAAGCATCTCAATCGTTTTGTGCCACACAGGGCTGGCAATCTGTTAAAAAGCCTTTTAGATGCACATTCCACTTTTCTGGGTGTAAATAGGAAATGCAGGTTGGTACCTTAGTTGACTGAAGTGTGGTGGTACAAGACTTTATATCACgcttcattttttctctgtgtgcttgACTTGTGCCCCATACTCTTAGACTTTTTCATGAAAGCTAACATAGATCCAGAGCCAGGAACTTTTTTGCTAGTTGAATCATGATAATGAAACTTAATCTACTTGATTTCCAGCTGACAGTTCTAAACGATTTCAATTGCTCTTTGTGGTTTCTTTCCATCTCCCTTTGAGGTTGTTTCCAAATAGTTGGATTCTAAGGATACGTGCCAAGAAAGCAAAACCTCTTAATAAGATTTGTGAAGCATTACCTAAACGAGGCTGatcattcttgttttctcttttccctcagaTTGATGCATCATGCCTTACGTGGGAAGGACAGCAGTTCCAGGGCAAAGCAGCTATTGTTGAAAAACTCTCTGTAAGTCTTCAGTCCTTCCTGAATGTTTTGGGAGACAATGCTATAGACTGTGAACTAGCTGCCtcttaaaaatgtgatttaagTTCTATAGTGAGGAACCCGGGTTACCCTCAGTGCAGCATACCTTGTTTTTTCTGGTATGAGTAGTTATGGTTATGTTTCTGTACTGTGAAGCCAGGGTTTCTTCTTGCATCAAGTCAGAGGAAAGCATTTTGTAACGTATACAGACTGAAACCCTCCATGTTTTTGTGTTAAACTTGGAGAAGTTTAGTCTTTTTCAGATATGcctcttctttaaaaatggGTGTGCTTATAAGCTGTCGTGGGACCTGAAACTTTTTCTTGTGCAAGATATGTGGAATATGTGCTTTATAGCTCCCATTATGTCCTGCTCAGGGCACAGTGTGTCAAACAATGTGACACAGTttcaggctttttgttttgcactttgagaagaaaatctttgttatttgtctgtgtgtgttgttacacagctcttcctcctgtGTTTTGGGATCAGTACTTTCATCTGAGGTATCTTTAACTGATAGGCTGAGATTTGCTCTGAGGTCTGAGTTTTAGGTGCCTGCATTGCTTTTGAGAAGGCCACACACCTCGGAAATAGTACAGCTTGCAACTGCTTGCTTCCAGATGAGGCATGAGTAAATAGTCACGCTCTGGAGTTGCTTGTTTACTCATTGCTCCTCAGGCAGCAGGCTACCAGCCATTTGGACATCCAACTAGCTAAAACTTGCATGGCCCCAGCATCTCAGGCTGCTACCTTGGATCTGGTCCAGTGCAGATCAGCCTATTTCCCACCAGAGTGTTGTATCATCTTTGTCTTACCTTTTTATGGTGGAAGTCAGACTTCGTGCATTCACGTTTTTGCTGCACAGTCTTGCTTGGTGAATGGAGGCATATTTCTTTCCCCTAGGGAAGTATTTTAGTTAATTCATCTGtttaaaggaaggaagaaatgcagtaaGATTATTTTGTGCTCTCCCGTACTGTGGCTTGTTGTGGGACTCTAGCATCTTAGCCTGACTCTTGCTCTGTGGCTGTCAGCAACAagctgtgtgggttttgtttgctcttttagCCTAATTTGTGCACCTGCTGTCTTTGTGCTTCTGGAGTGTCTGAGCATTGTTGGGCACATGGCTGAAAGTTTGGCACTGGAGTTCTTTTGCACTTCTGTAACCCTGTGTTCTTCGGTACTGGGCCTTAAACACAAAGAGGCAGGTTTTTCTCTTGGCAGCAAGATATCTGCTGTATTATAGCAACACTACAGCACCTTTCAGCCTGCTCTGTCAGATGATGCTGATACAATTGGACAAGGTCAAAAAGACATTGCTTTGCAAGCACTTGTGCACCTGCACCCTTGTTAAAGAGTGGGAGCTGACATGCATGCCTTCTGTCTTAAGAGGTGCTGGATGGAAGAATCATTTCAGAACACCTGTTCGGTTAGAGCAGTTGATGTAAACCTGTAGTTCCAGGAGCTTCGTGGAGCAGGGAAGAAGCTGGAGTGGGTAGCTCTAATGATAGAGCGCTTGCAGACAAGCTTTAGTGTTGGGTGAAATATCTTGTGTCTCTTGAAGAATCCTGCTACAGTTGGGTTGTCTTGTATTATCCAAACTTATCCAAAATCTCTGCCAGTAAGGCCTTGGATTTAGCTTATTGCATGTAGTAGGCTTCTCAGGCTGGACATCTTATAAAGTGAGAGTAGTGCTTGCAAGTGTGGTCTCTGCACTGTGAGGTCCATCAGAGAAAGTCAAGAATAGGATGCTGGTAGCTTGCTTCTCGTACTTCTGGCTTAGTCTGCAACCAGGCCTGAGTTTAAACTGCCCCGAAAAAACTATGTTCTTGCAGAATTTCTCATGACTTAAAAGAAGGATTCAAGCTTTGCTTGTGGCTTTTCACTCATCAGCCACTTTTACTGTACTCTGCATGTAAGGAAATGCTTCTCTCTGGTACAGGTGGATACCATATGTGACCATCCTTCTGAGGTAGTTTCCCTTGATCTTAAATATTGGTGATGCTGGCAGACCCTACTCAGTCCAGTCACCATATCCCAGGAAGAATAGTTTGTTTGGCTGCCCAGCCATTAGGACCCTTTTTCTCTGATGGGGTCAGTCAGCTGTCTTTGTACAGGTACCATTGTGCCCAACAAGACTGTCGCAGTACCTGCTTAACATGTAGCTGTTGTGCTAAGGCCGGTTATGTAGTGCTCTCATTTGCTGAAGGATGGGTGTGTGATGTCCCAGCCTATGCTTATGCAGTGTGCATGCCCAGTCAGCACATTCAAGTTCAGGATGGTGACCTTGGAAAACGTTCTTCAAACTAGCAGACTCATTTTTCCAGTTCATGGTAGTTTGGCATTATTAACCCAGCCAAGAGGAAATACTGGAGGCTTTATTCAAAGCTGTTCTTGAATAGTGTCCATTTGCAATTGGAGGGCTGCTCTGTACGCTTATTTTGTTCCCCTCAGTCCTGATCCTTCCACAGTTGTGTTCTCTCTTAGCCAAGGATATAGTTTCCTTGTATGCTTCCTGAAACCTTATACTTGTGTGGCCAAGTTGGTTGCTCATGTTATTGCTAGTAGCACTCCTGTCTTCTCTACTTATGTCTCTGCCTTCTAGGAAGTCTTTAGAGCTCTTTCCACTTCAGGGTAATGCAGAACTTGTCAAAGGGCGTGTTTGAGTTTGTCTTAAGCCTCACCATGACACAAAGTAACTGTTATGATCCACCCAGCTGAGTAGTCTTGAGTTGCAGAATCTCTCTATGCAATACTACTAAATACTGTCAAATACTTTGTAATGTTGGATATATGTTTTGTGAGTTCAACAATGCAGTgactctgtttgtttttctacttttcattACAGAGCCTTCCTTTCcaaaaaatacaacacagcatcacagcacaaGACCACCAACCTACACCTGACAGCTGTATACTCAGTATGGTAGTGGGACAGCTTAAGGTAAAGCAGTAAGAAATGCTTATATCTTAAGTTTTTGCAGGATACTAAACCACCCAGTTTCTGGAAGTAAAATACTCTCTCCAATGGGGAAGGAATTCTGGTGAGGTTGCACTGGGATGTCATTCTTTTGCTGTTCAAGTTTATCAAGAAAGTACTTCAGATAGCTAGCACTAGGTAAAATCCCTTGTAATTTGACTGTCATTGGCTCCTATCCAGCAAGATACTGTGGTTCTACTACATGGTGCACACATGTAACACGAGGACTCAAGAAGCATCaatattttccttgttctgTTGTAAGATTTTAGTGTCAGTTGCACTCAGACGCATCACTACACTGTTCCTGCACAACAAAAGCATCTCTAATAGAATATTTTATAACATTTACATGGAGCTGTGCTAGTGTACATCTTTTGTTACTTGACAACTCTTCGGTAAGACCACACTTTTTTGCTCCCATAGCATACAAATCCATAACCCTGGTGTTAACCTTGGTAGGCAGAAGCAGTGGGAATGTTCCCTCTTGAGTTCAAATGCCTCTTGCCAAAATCATTTCTTGTAAGGAAAAGCCAGAATAGTTTTCAGGCTGTAGTATGGTTATGCTGCTGTTTAAGTTGTGGTACCGAACTGCATGAGCTTGCTCAATCTCATCACCTTTTGAAGAAGTGTCTGCAGCCCTGGTATGTTATGATGCAAGTTAATGATACTACTTAATGAAAGTTGTTCTAAAATCTGCAAAAATATCCTGTATTTAAGAACTTGCACTCAGTGGGCAGTGTTTTATAACTACAGTGATTtcacacttttaaaataatgatcAGAACAAGATTTGTTGGAGTTTGGTCCAGCCATGCTGTCAAGACTCCAAAGCCATGCAACCTTTAGAGTTGCTTTGGGTCCTGTTTCTCCTAAAGTAGCCATTTAGGCTTCCTTGTCCTATTAACTTTGAATGGCACTTCTGTTAACCTCCAACAGAATGTACTGTTAAGAAAACCTAGGACTGAAAGCTTAAATCTGTTTGCCTAGCAAACATTTTTTTGGGCATCCACTTCTAAGGCCAATGCAGATGGCTTTGGCTATCCTTAAAGTTGCTCCTGTTTCCTAACTGTGAGTTGGATTCCAGCTTTCTTGTTGCTCCCTCCTGCTTGCTCGAGCTCAAAAGAGTCGTGTGTGCTcacagaaagcactgcattGCAGGGCAGGTGTGAGGTCAGACATGCTGATCTCATCTGTTTGGTGTCTGGGTGTGCACGA
This window encodes:
- the NUTF2 gene encoding nuclear transport factor 2: MGDKPIWEQIGSSFVQHYYQLFDADRTQLGAIYIDASCLTWEGQQFQGKAAIVEKLSSLPFQKIQHSITAQDHQPTPDSCILSMVVGQLKADEDPIMGFHQIFLLKNINDAWVCTNDMFRLALHNFG